The sequence CGCCCTGACCGCCTGCGGTTCCGGCTCCCCCTCGGAGGAGGCTGGTGATGGATCCGCTCCCGCCACTGACGGTGGCTCCGCGGCCGCCGGCGAGCTGACCCCCATTGAGGTCGGGGTCATCCCGATCGTGGACGTCGCCTCCATCTATCTCGGTGTGGAGGAGGGCATCTTCGAGAAGCACGGCTTGGATGTCACGCTGACCCTGGCCCAGGGTGGCGCGGCGATCGTGCCAGCCGTGCAGTCCGGGCAGATGGACTTCGGCTTCTCCAATGTGGCCTCGCTGATCATCGGGCGTGACGCCGGCCTGCCGCTGAAGATCGTGGCCACCGGACCGCAGTCCACCGGCAACGGCGAAGACGACGCGGCCGGAATCATGGTCCCGGCTGACTCCGACATCCAGGCGGTGGAGGACCTGGAGGGAAAGCGCGTCGCCGTGAACACCCTCAACAACATCAATCACGCCACCACCTACGAGGGCATCAAGCAAGCCGGCGGGAACGTGGAGACCGTGGATTTCGTCGAGGTGGGCTTCCCGGACATGCAGGCCCAGCTCGAGGCCGGCAATGTGGATGCCATCACCGCCGTCGAACCTTTCGTGACCATGGCCGAGCAGGGCGGTGCCCGGAATATCCACGGGTTCTTTGCCGAGCCGGTGCAGGACTTGTCCGTCTCCGGCTATTTCACCACGGACCAGATGATGGAGCAGGAGCCCGAGCTGGTGGAGCAGTTCACCGAGGCCATGAAGGAGTCCCAGCAGTACGCCACGGACCACCCGGATGAGGCCAAGGCCGTCCTGTCCAGCTACACCTCGATCGACTCCGAGACCGTGGAGGAACTGACCATGCCGAAGTTCCCGCAACTGCACAACGTCGCCTCTCTGGAGCGCATGGCCGAGATCCTCCAGGAGATGGGCTTGATCGACGAGATCCCCGCGACCAGTGACCTCATGGTGGAGGGCGCCGGCCAGTGAGAGGCCCGGTGCCACGAATGTTGTCCACAATCGTTGAATTACTCAATGGAATGGCGCACAATGAGAGTGAGTGTGGTCCGCCGCACAACAGCCGTACGCCATACCGCCGCGAGGAGTAGGAACGCATGATCAACCGTGGAATCGGAGACTGGATCCACCGCCGCCGCATCAAGTCCGCCGGGAACGTCGCCGTCATCAGCGCCGCCGGCGAGTTGACGTATGACGACTGGGCCGACCGCATCGACCGGCTGGCCGACGCGCTCTCGCAGCGCGGCGTGCGGCAGGGTGACCGCGTGGCCTACCTCGGCGAGAACTACCCCTCGTTCCTCGAGTCGCTGTTCGCCGTCGGCTCCCTCGGTGCGGTGTTCGTGCCCCTCAACACCCGCCTGGCGC comes from Citricoccus muralis and encodes:
- a CDS encoding ABC transporter substrate-binding protein, with the protein product MVTRRLRTVAVTAAALFALTACGSGSPSEEAGDGSAPATDGGSAAAGELTPIEVGVIPIVDVASIYLGVEEGIFEKHGLDVTLTLAQGGAAIVPAVQSGQMDFGFSNVASLIIGRDAGLPLKIVATGPQSTGNGEDDAAGIMVPADSDIQAVEDLEGKRVAVNTLNNINHATTYEGIKQAGGNVETVDFVEVGFPDMQAQLEAGNVDAITAVEPFVTMAEQGGARNIHGFFAEPVQDLSVSGYFTTDQMMEQEPELVEQFTEAMKESQQYATDHPDEAKAVLSSYTSIDSETVEELTMPKFPQLHNVASLERMAEILQEMGLIDEIPATSDLMVEGAGQ